From one Pempheris klunzingeri isolate RE-2024b chromosome 5, fPemKlu1.hap1, whole genome shotgun sequence genomic stretch:
- the LOC139201118 gene encoding P2Y purinoceptor 1-like gives MIFTNVNKTEPAVGEDFLVFLNRSTVFCSQFENGKWYCYILLVLFTFALPVGILGNVAAVINYTCLTKTLSASNVFLLNLALCDSAWILTLPFTLYFTFQRPYLKDIQIFCQFKKISFNINIYGSILFLTLISFDRYVGTVHPISSLRWWDVGKAKLCSVCTWVLLVLASIPDLFATFAVGRPKNVTVCMDHIQGPFMFVKTITIIRTTLVFLLPFSIMLGFYIMTVRVLRRLPRSRRHRGTQRTGGKPLRLITAAILVFVISFMPYHVMVITLVFMRIRNQVTPSNTNILYASYEFFEAMCSVSSCLDPVLYIMASEQFQKKLLALKRHRYMTLCCRASRRIGVIG, from the exons ATGATATTCACCAACGTCAACAAGACTGAGCCAGCGGTAGGAG AGGATTTTCTGGTGTTCCTGAACCGGTCAACAGTATTCTGCAGCCAGTTTGAGAACGGCAAGTGGTATTGCTACATCCTGCTGGTCCTCTTCACTTTTGCCCTTCCTGTGGGGATCCTGGGAAATGTAGCAGCTGTAATCAACTACACCTGCCTCACGAAAACCTTGAGCGCCAGCAACGTTTTCCTGTTGAACCTGGCTCTGTGCGACTCAGCCTGGATCCTCACCCTCCCCTTCACCCTCTACTTTACCTTCCAGAGGCCGTACCTCAAAGACATACAGATCTTCTGCCAGTTCAAGAAGATCTCCTTCAACATCAACATATACGGCAGCATCCTCTTTCTCACTCTTATCAGTTTCGATCGCTATGTTGGGACGGTGCACCCCATCAGCTCTCTCCGCTGGTGGGATGTGGGTAAAGCCAAGCTGTGCTCAGTCTGCACGTGGGTCCTGCTGGTCCTGGCTTCTATTCCGGACTTATTTGCAACTTTTGCTGTTGGCCGACCAAAAAACGTCACTGTGTGCATGGACCACATCCAGGGCCCTTTTATGTTTGTCAAGACAATCACCATTATCAGAACAACATTAGTCTTCCTGCTACCATTCAGCATCATGCTGGGTTTTTACATCATGACTGTTCGAGTTCTGAGGCGTCTCCCGAGGAGCAGGAGGCACAGAGGAACCCAGCGGACGGGAGGGAAGCCTCTGAGGCTCATCACTGCAGCCATACTCGTCTTTGTGATTTCCTTTATGCCGTACCACGTCATGGTCATCACCTTGGTTTTCATGAGGATCCGTAACCAGGTCACGCCCTCCAACACCAACATCCTCTATGCCTCCTATGAGTTCTTTGAGGCCATGTGCAGTGTAAGTAGCTGCCTGGACCCAGTGCTGTATATTATGGCTAGTGAACAGTTCCAGAAGAAGCTGCTGGCCTTGAAGAGACACAGATACATGACGCTGTGCTGCAGAGCCAGCAGGAGGATTGGGGTAATTGGGTGA